ATCGATTTAATTAAACTTAAATCATAAATGTATTATCATATACATGATTATAAATATGTTCATATAAATGTTGAtacagaaaaaaaattaaattattttcttgtaACTTTTCATAAATTAACTTCAATATGGTTTTTAGATATAAATtgaaagtgtttttttttattaattcatcTAAAACATCTCATAAAATTTTATATCATGATATGTTATTCTTGAATAGTTTCTTGTTCTAGTAAGACCAACATAACATTTAAAATGTAGTTTTAAATTAAGAAAAACGATTAAATTTATTGAATTGCAAATTTTTACATTTCCCCTCACCACCCAAATCCTAATATTATTCTCAGGTGAATAGCATTCCAGagtttaattgaaaaataaattaaatctaattaaaaatgattttcattTAGATTCTCCTaaacaatttgttctttaaataAAGTTTATTACTACTTCAATCTCATGCATATATACCAATTATTTatagtgtatatatattttaaacttctaatatAATTATCAATAATCTATTATTATCATGTTTCCCTCTAATAAGCCAACtccctatttatttatttgaggTGGAGCTAAAATCATATCTTCCATATTCACAAAAAAGAACTTTACAAAATGTTCAttgattcaaaacaaaaactCATGTGTGTAGTAGGACTattccaaaacaaacaaaaaaaactcaTGTAGTAGGACTGTACAGAAGGATATTTACAGAGAAAGGTGCTGGAACTGGCATAAACTGCAAATTTATAGCTCATTAATATCACTGGTTTCTGTGACACAAACAGATGATGTACATCAAGCTGATAGATGGCTAAATGTTGGCGAACTTTTAAAGCGTGTGTCGGCTGATCGGAGAGACTTCTCAAATAGATCAGTACCGTCTGCTACACTGGTCTTTGCAAAGTTGAACTTTTGGTATAAAGATATAAGAGAGTTCACAACTTCAGACATTTGGGGACGGAGGTGTCTTGAAGGCTGTTCAAAACACACAATTACTGAGGTTTTTCAATTTCTTATTCAGTTTGAATTATAAGATTAGGTGTTAATAATACCTGTATACAGAGGGAAACAAGATCAGCATAACAAGAAAGAGCTTTGAATGAAATTGTTGTTTTCATACTGGAATCTACTATCTGTTCCAAACTCGCGCTATCACGAAGCCTGGGGAAAGCCCATTTTGACAGATATTGCTCTTCCCTTGGCCTGGCACTATAATGTATTGAAAGAAAATAGTAGCCATCATTCAATGAAACAACACTTGTATCCTTTATAAGTGGCCATAAATATATAAGAGGAGATACCACAATATGGATGAAAAATATACCCGTCGAAAGGTTTCCTTCCTGTTAACAATTCCAGAAGCAATACTCCAAAGGCAAAGACATCTCTCCTTCTGCTGAACCCTGTTTGGCCATGGTCAGATGGAGCGTAGCCTCTCTCTGTAATTGTAGTCTCAGTAGCCTGTATGAAAAAGAATGACAACTTAAAACCATCCAAAAGATGAAATAAAAGCAACGCAGGCATATATAATTAAAGTATTGCTCAATGTCAATTATAAGTTATAACTTTAGCATCCAGAACCTTATCAATTACTTTAGCTGCTAGAACCTTCGTCAATGGTCTCAAAATTGCCAAGCTACTGTCACCAACACGAGGGATCAAATTTTCATCCAGTAGAACATTGGCAGACTTCAAATTACCATGGGCCACAGGCGGGCAGCACGCTGAGTGCAAATAACTGAAAACATTTCAATGAGTTTTTAGAGTTAAGACAGCATTAACTATGATTCTACTTCTAAAATTTAGAGCAACTCACTCCAAAGCCTGAGCAACATATAGAGCAATCCGAAGACGTTGGATCCACGATAGTGTTTCACATGCTCCACTATGAAGAGCATCATATAGAGTTAAATTTCCAAAGTAATCATAAACAAGAAGATGCTCTCCGTGCTCCAAACAGTAACCATTCAGTGGTATGATGTTGGGGTGCTTCAGTTTAGAAGCTGTGCAAATGACATCCAAGAACATTTCCTCTTCTCGGTAAGACAAACCCGCCATGTTTATGATCTTCACGGCCAaaatcttcaacaacaacaacaacaaaatgttaatttGAAACCTAAACGTGATGAAAAGACAATTTCAGtgtttggaaaagagtttgagatTGTACTTTGCCATCAGGAAATTTAGCTTTGTAAACAGGACCAAGAGATCCTTCTCCCAGAAGGTTGCCTTCATTGAAGAAGTTAGTAGCCAGCTGAAGCTCCGCAATGGTATAGATTTTTGTCCTTCTAGTAGATCTGCCTCTTTTGGAATAACTTCTTCTTGATGTTTCCTCTACATTGTTATGGTGCAGGGAAGGAAATTTCATTGGACCCAAAAGAGGTGCAATGTTGATAGGTAGGAGAAGTGGCCTGTCGTCTAGTTCAGCAGAAGACACCTCTATCATCAAAGGGGCAAAAAGAGAGCATGATTAGCATtagaaataaattcaaaaaaaatactaATGGCATCCTAGCCAAGAGGGGTGGCTGCTAGCTACTTGATTATTACCCACAGAATGTAAAATTTCAATACAATGGCAAATTCATATTATTTTTCAAGATTTTCTCTGGTCCCCTCAAAAAAACTGACAAAACAAGATATAGATTATAAAGTGCCTCGCAGTCCATATGCTTTTCTGTATGAATTACCTATGCTTGCACTGGTTGGATGAGAATGAATAGAGATATCATTGCTTTCTGAGTAATTCTTGTTCCGGCTTTGAGAATGCAGTTTGTTTAACCGGATTGCAATAAGGAGTGCCACACCTGTAGCCATTATTGTTCCTCCAGCAGCAATAAAAGCAATTCCTCCAGGACCGAATTGTTTCTTCTTATGCTTGTGCTCACGTACTTTGGGAGGAGCATAGTTCTTGATGGCATTTGTATTAGTTGTGGGCGGGCGACTAATATTATGCTCAACTGATAATGTCCCCACAGGTGAAGTCAATGGGGGATAGTTGTCCGCTGCATGGAATTTATTCCCACCAATCCTATTTTAGGGTAGAGGGGATGGTTACTATCTTAAGTGTCCACTTCTGTTTGATGCAATAAAATATGGAGAGCAAACTCGAATTGTTGTCACTGaccttaatttttttatgttctgAAAATGATGTGGAAGAAGGCCACTAAACATATTATCTTGAATGTTCCTGGCAACACTGACAAATCAGCAAATAGTAGAACTGTAAATATTTATTGGGAAAATGTTAGAGATAATCCTACAAATCTGTAAGTGGAAGTTCCGCCAGGTAGGTGACTGATCCAGTGAATCTGTTATTCTGCAAGAACCTGCAAATAAGCACCAATTTTCATATCAAACCAACCGACCCCTATAAGAAAAAGCTCTTCCTtcaataattgaatatatgatgaaaCATAAATCAAGTTTAGAGTAAATAAGGCATGAGAAGGAAAAAGTTTACAATCTAGCAAGGTTTGTCAAGGAACCAAATGATCTTGGTAGATCTCCCGAGAAATTATTGTATGAAAGGTCCCTGAAGAAAGGAAATCACCCTTCATGAGGTTCTATTTAATGAATTTTGGACAAAACAGTCAAAGCATCTGCATTTTGTTAATCTCATTTTCTCAAAACCCAGTCTTTATCATAGCCCTTTAAATCTGTGAAACttacaaaatatttatattttttcgaTGGACTCCTATCTCTGGTGCTTCTCAACTTTTACACATCTTCAACAAAAAACATCAATAAAGAGGAGAAGCCATCTATGTTTTGCTTTTATCTATTTTTTAGCTGAATGgttttctttaatatattataatctaCAAGGCTATAGTCCACTATTTTATCACTTTTTTGTAAGGTTTAAAAAGTTCAATTTGCATTCATGATTTGGTCTCacagatccagaaaactcaaggaTTCAAGTACCTAGAATTTTGTACTGGTTTTGTCACTTATTCATATTATTGAAATCAAATGCAAATACCGCAAGACCCAAGAGAAGTAGCCATACATTTCTTTGAGATTATCTAAGCCAGTAAATACGTCACCAATAGGTCCAATTAAGAAATTGTGGCTTAAATTCCTGCAACACAAGATGAAAATGACTATTGCACTTGCACAGCCACTAGTAAAGCTCAATCATTATAATATATTATGCTCAAAAGAGACAAAAAGTATGAACAATGTTTTATTTTCAATTGATAAAGACATTATATCTCCAAAGAATCAAATTCCCGTGGGATATTTTCGCTCAAATAGTTGTAAGAAAGCAAGCATTCTTTCTGCAAACAAATAATCAGAAGAACAATACAGTACTGAACATGCAGGTATGCCAATCAGcaagcacaaaattcaatcctGTAGCAAACAAAATTAGAAGAACAGTCGCCTTACATATGAGTGACAGTGGGGGTTAAACCAAATGGCATTTCACCCACTATGTTATTTGAACTGacatcactacaaaaaaaaaaaacgagaATATAGAAGCAAGTTAGTTAATAGCATATCCTAAAATTCAAATGTTCTAATAAGTATCTAAAACTAACGCTATACGAAATTACAAACACTCACAGCTTCTTCAAGTTCTGTAGAGGATAGAGCCTGCATAGACTCCCAGTGAGGTTTAGCCCTTGAATTTGTCTGCATTTTGACCGAGAACACGGATAACAATTATCAATTTCATTATGATCTAAGAGTCTGCTTGAATTAGCTTATTTAAGCTTATGCACCAACATAATAAGCACTTGTGAAACTGTTCCTCAGAGTTCACGGAAACATTTTAAGACTAAGCACAAGTAGCTGATACATAACAACGTATGCTATAAGTGCTTAATTTAGCTGTTAATCCAAAGAGAGACTAAGTATGAAATCTGATCGGTGAATTTGGTACATTACAGGCGTATAACGGATGATCTGGAACAAGTAACACCCGTCCAAGACTCCTCACAAGGATCACTACCATTCCATCCACGGAGTGCATTCGAGTAATTCAAAGCCTGGTATAGATCCCGTAGAGCAGTCACTGTCACCCAAACAAACATCACAAGAAATATAGGGTTACTGAAAGAGCTAAAAGCCAAATCAATCTATATCCACTAGAATAGCAACAAAATTTAACAATATATGTAAAAATTTCAGTGATCAACTTTCCTTAAACACGTGCATGTAGCTACCGGAATGAAAATCTATGTTACCAAACCCTCGAAAGAAGAAAGATTCAACAGTGATATAGATACTAAAAATTTAACTCTCTTTCCAAGAATAAAGTTATAGAACAATGGAAGAGTTTATGAAAAGTTATCTGAGTTACCTTCAGATGGACTAGTTAACCCCAAGCTCTGAGAAATCAAAATTGACGAAAAGAGAACGAGATTGAGAAGGAGGTAAGGGAAGTTGCGAATCATTTTCACGAGAATTGGAAGAAACCGTTAGAAATACTCTTTGCActtaagaaaagaaagaaggagAAAATAGAATCAAGATCGGAGAAATCAAAGTGTGACGGTGGTGAGAATGGTGGTTTGAATTGTTTGAGCGGTCGGAGTTAGTTTCCGGTGAGGTGGGGTCCACTAACCGAGACCGTTGCGGAGGAGGAAGACGATTCAACAGTTTGGTACGTTTTGGCGCGAAACAACTTACTGGGCCTTATTTCTATAACAAGATTGATTGGGCTTTTTACTAAAAAATTCCATGGAGTTCATGCTGAGGTGAAAAAAGCGATACTCATTTTATTACATATGGTCTTCTTAGGGGATTTTATTAAGGATTGAGTTACTTCACCAAAAACGATTTTCACTTTTTAGTTTTTAAAGTTATAAAATTAGAACAATTTTGATatgtttttgaattttatttcacttttaaCAAGAATAAAAATATGAACTTTCGTTAAATCAGCTTAGTTAGTAGTTATTATGTAAAAACATCAGGTTCCAATATAAAACATATTAGTACATTATTGATAATTGTTAGATGGGTATTTTTATTCTTTTGGTATTGGTTTATTTTCTCCAAGCCTATATTGAGACTCCCTCGTATTTCAATTTTGACTAtctcataaatatttttataaaattttcactttttatgaaaaaaaaaaaatttaaaatatcagtaaaaataaaaataaaatctaatacaTATAAACTTCATTGAATTTTGAAAGTTATAAACACTCTTTGATCGAACCACTATTATGGTTCAAAACAATGCTTTAAAAATTAGATCGACCGTGCGAGGGTACTGCATCCCATGTTCATTGAATGAGTTGGGATTGGAACGATTGAAGTAGAAGTAGTGTTATTCCTTAAGAAATTGACCGGAAGAATGTCGCCCACGAACTCCAATAGAGGTATTTCAAAAGCTTTTGAAAATGGAGAAAAGGGTGGGTTTAGCATGCGTTATATTTCAATTGAATGCATTTGGAGATCCATCTCCGAAAAACACTTGAGTTTGAAAAAAAGGTTAATCCGAAAATGTATCTGCAGACAAACTCTAAACCACATACGAAGATACATCTCCAAATTAAATTTTGACAAAGTGAAAGGAAGGAACTCAACAATTTACGCTTATTTTGGATGAAAATTAtacgttcggagatgcatctccgaaaattaaGAACATTTTTTAGTTTTTAGAAAGAACCAATAAAGGCGGCGGAAAAAGAAATTCTCAACAATAACTAAATAGGActtttaattatattatcataATTGAACCATAATTAATAACACTTAACCTCTAAAAAATTAAGATGCTTGACAAAAACTCAATGTACACCTCTCAAAAACATAGTTTGAATCCCACTTAAATATGAGAACCTCCTTTGATAATATGTAAATACTTTTATAAAGATTGTATAAACACTCTATGAGCCTTATATTTTTTGACCCAATTGAGTACCTCATAAACTTGTATCTAGATTGCTGATAATAATCAATAATACCAATTTTTTTAGTAACTTGCAGTCTTATTCAGAGTTGAAAAGGCAACgtatttttcaaacaaaaaagagaCACTAGTGTAAGTGTTACGGTATTCCCAACCGCAATGCACTAAAACTTTAATGCATTTGCAAatcaaataataacaacaatCCAACACAATAACAATCACATACTACGGTATGTTTGGATTTTAGTAGCAAAGAAATTCCAGTTACTATCAAAATCACATGTAATGTACTCATCGAACAACAATGGACATCATAATCCATACATTATCTTTAATCATTTTTCATCTATATTTATTAGCTAGACATATAGGGATGCAAGAGATGGGATTTTAAGATGATTCATTGCATTCAACACAAACATAAAGTAAATTCCCACTGCGAGTCTCGCAATCAGAATGACTACGAATTCAAATCCACATCAAACAATTTCATACAACTTAAAAGCCCCATAACTCAGCTGTCCCAGCAAATATTCAAAAAGTGACTGAAAGTTTCACAAATGAAGCAAGGCTAAGAAAGCAAAATAGTATCAAACTAGCAAAGAACCAAGTATGCCTTAGTTAACTTCTCATTTTTCTGAGTTCCAATAATTGTGAAACATGATATTACAAACCTGACACCAAACAAGTGCATTAAAGTGACCATTGAGAAGATTCATAGGCCCTGGAGTGCTCTACATCCATATAATGCCTCCTTCCCTGCTGCGACAGATCAAGATCGCCGTGAAGTTGGCTATCGAGAGGCTGCGACATGTGACCTAGACCAAGATCGGGAACAACCTCGTGTGAAAGGCTACTAGCATCAATGTCCTTGAAATAACAGGAAGTGTTTGGAAGTTGATGCATGGCTACACCTTGAGAAGATGTAGCTAGTTGTGTCATGGGTGGTGTCTCGTTGAAATTCAGCATGTTATTCAATCCAAGACTTGGTTCTGTGTTTCTAGAACCCCATGTTTGATTTGACAGAAGAGAGAGAGCACAGCTTGAATCTGTGACTCCGGTGTAACTTTCCTCGGAAGGATGCCTGGCACCAGGGAAGCTTGTCCCACCCACCGAACCTTCCAAGAAAAAGTTGTCAGATGGCGACTCCGAGTTTCCCGGCCAAGACCAACCGAGTGGTGAGGTTTGATTTCCAGATGATTGAAGTGAATTTCTCAGGCTAAGTTTTGGGTGTGAGGCAAATTCCATCAGGAAACTGCCACCTCCGCCGCTGTTATCTGTCGTGAAAAGTGTCAAGTATTTGAATTGTTAGCATGTCAGAAATATAGTACAAGTTGGAAAATCACCAATACAACAAAAACTGATAGTAGATGgatttaaaattgaaattttactGATAGTTTCTAACCAAAAACAGATGAAGAAAATCGCGTAAAATGTGAGGATAAGAGAGAGCTGGGTGGGGGCTTTCTGCGACGCTCATTATGACCAGCTAGTCGTCTGCGGCAACTTCTTTTTCCTTGATCAAACTCAGCAAGCTGATGAAATCTGAAAAAGGCTATGAAAAATGATTATAGTATTtctaaataataatcatttgttgaagaaagatgaatgaGCACAAGTTTACCCAAAGG
The Vicia villosa cultivar HV-30 ecotype Madison, WI linkage group LG6, Vvil1.0, whole genome shotgun sequence genome window above contains:
- the LOC131612682 gene encoding protein STRUBBELIG-RECEPTOR FAMILY 2-like, translating into MFSGLLPHHFQNIKKLRIGGNKFHAADNYPPLTSPVGTLSVEHNISRPPTTNTNAIKNYAPPKVREHKHKKKQFGPGGIAFIAAGGTIMATGVALLIAIRLNKLHSQSRNKNYSESNDISIHSHPTSASIEVSSAELDDRPLLLPINIAPLLGPMKFPSLHHNNVEETSRRSYSKRGRSTRRTKIYTIAELQLATNFFNEGNLLGEGSLGPVYKAKFPDGKILAVKIINMAGLSYREEEMFLDVICTASKLKHPNIIPLNGYCLEHGEHLLVYDYFGNLTLYDALHSGACETLSWIQRLRIALYVAQALDYLHSACCPPVAHGNLKSANVLLDENLIPRVGDSSLAILRPLTKVLAAKVIDKATETTITERGYAPSDHGQTGFSRRRDVFAFGVLLLELLTGRKPFDGARPREEQYLSKWAFPRLRDSASLEQIVDSSMKTTISFKALSCYADLVSLCIQPSRHLRPQMSEVVNSLISLYQKFNFAKTSVADGTDLFEKSLRSADTRFKSSPTFSHLSA
- the LOC131610403 gene encoding squamosa promoter-binding-like protein 9 codes for the protein MDSENSSSEESSLNGLKFGQRIYFEDSSLANSSTANANANVSSSSGSKKGRGGSAQHSQPPRCQVEGCKVDLSDAKAYYSRHKVCSMHSKSPTVTVSGLQQRFCQQCSRFHQLAEFDQGKRSCRRRLAGHNERRRKPPPSSLLSSHFTRFSSSVFDNSGGGGSFLMEFASHPKLSLRNSLQSSGNQTSPLGWSWPGNSESPSDNFFLEGSVGGTSFPGARHPSEESYTGVTDSSCALSLLSNQTWGSRNTEPSLGLNNMLNFNETPPMTQLATSSQGVAMHQLPNTSCYFKDIDASSLSHEVVPDLGLGHMSQPLDSQLHGDLDLSQQGRRHYMDVEHSRAYESSQWSL